From the Lolium rigidum isolate FL_2022 chromosome 2, APGP_CSIRO_Lrig_0.1, whole genome shotgun sequence genome, one window contains:
- the LOC124690793 gene encoding protein YLS7-like gives MQAPAGAGGIRQLLLKVIVSAVALVLALVVISLSVGSSLPGASLRAYLTTGARGGSKNDAAADFLLSTRVFQGDQEPLPGTVNSSEASLGTREDDRNMSVPVATGDTDTTPKLDEGTTLDSSKSSSDFQRAVRVEVLVCSTGTCDLYRGEWFFDSSGPLYTNNSCPLITKTQNCQANGRPDKGYENWRWKPEKCILPRFDARKFLELMRGKTLAFVGDSVARNQMESLLCILWQVDTPVNNGTKRMQKWIFRSTSTSIIRIWSSWLVHRSVEAVEFAPQGLDKVFLDMPDETFMELLPSFDVLVLSSGHWFAKRSAYILNGNVVGGQLWWPREAGNMQMNNVDGFAVSVETCLTAVAMNPNFKGIAVLRTYSPDHYEGGAWNTNGSCTGKVKPLDEAVRNGFTNTMYEKQVAGFKKAVQNSGEHGSKLKLMDITEPFASSVDGHPGPYRSADPNKKTQRGPDGRPPPQDCLHWCMPGPVDTWNEMLFETIKRELAG, from the exons ATGCAGGCTCCAGCTGGGGCTGGTGGAATTCGGCAATTGCTCTTGAAGGTCATTGTGTCTGCTGTGGCATTGGTGCTCGCCCTGGTGGTGATATCACTGTCTGTGGGCTCGTCCCTTCCTGGGGCATCGCTACGTGCATACCTCACTACCGGGGCTCGCGGTGGGAGCAAGAATGATGCTGCTGCTGATTTTCTGTTATCAACGCGGGTGTTTCAGGGTGACCAGGAACCCTTGCCTGGTACCGTGAATTCAAGTGAAGCGTCTTTGGGTACAAGAGAGGATGATCGCAATATGTCGGTACCAGTTGCTACAGGTGATACTGATACCACACCAAAACTTGATGAGGGAACTACACTTGACTCGTCGAAATCATCAAGTGATTTTCAAAGGGCTGTTCGAGTTGAGGTGTTAGTATGTTCCACTG GTACCTGTGATCTATATCGTGGGGAATGGTTCTTTGATTCTTCGGGGCCACTCTACACAAACAACTCTTGTCCCTTGATTACAAAGACTCAGAATTGCCAGGCAAATGGGCGACCCGACAAGGGATATGAGAATTGGAGATGGAAACCTGAAAAATGCATTCTCCCACGCTTTGATGCGAGGAAGTTCTTGGAGTTGATGAGAGGCAAGACACTTGCCTTTGTTGGGGATTCAGTTGCTCGAAATCAGATGGAGTCGCTCCTTTGTATCCTCTGGCAG GTTGACACCCCAGTAAACAATGGCACAAAAAGAATGCAGAAGTGGATCTTTAGGTCAACGTCAACAAGTATAATCCGCATCTGGTCGTCTTGGTTAGTACACAGGTCAGTTGAAGCAGTGGAGTTTGCTCCCCAAGGTCTTGACAAGGTTTTCCTGGATATGCCAGATGAGACCTTCATGGAACTTCTCCCGAGTTTTGATGTGCTTGTCCTCTCCTCTGGGCATTGGTTTGCAAAGCGATCAGCCTATATCCTGAATGGCAATGTTGTTGGAGGACAGCTCTGGTGGCCGCGTGAAGCTGGGAATATGCAAATGAACAACGTTGACGGTTTCGCTGTATCTGTTGAGACTTGCCTAACTGCTGTGGCAATGAACCCGAATTTCAAAGGTATAGCTGTTCTACGCACATACTCACCAGATCATTATGAAGGTGGGGCATGGAACACAAATGGGTCATGCACTGGGAAGGTTAAGCCCTTGGATGAGGCGGTGAGGAATGGATTCACGAACACAATGTATGAAAAGCAAGTTGCAGGCTTCAAAAAGGCTGTCCAAAATTCTGGGGAACACGGTTCCAAGTTGAAATTGATGGACATCACTGAACCTTTTGCCTCGAGTGTCGATGGGCATCCTGGTCCATACCGAAGTGCCGACCCAAACAAGAAGACTCAGAGAGGGCCAGATGGAAGGCCTCCACCCCAAGACTGTCTACATTGGTGCATGCCAGGACCTGTAGATACATGGAATGAGatgctgtttgagaccataaaaagAGAACTTGCTGGTTAG
- the LOC124690794 gene encoding uncharacterized protein LOC124690794: protein MGDMQRTGAPRRGAVRFRMSRRPALATGTPLLPVAGGRKKKKMAVARLGGGAPRSILGAARRLRMRWVAGAYRRALRRLRAFYARVLQDLLDGAVVANTVRAEAGADWSFGTVFPPVVAVGGRY, encoded by the coding sequence ATGGGAGATATGCAGCGCACTGGCGCGCCGCGGCGAGGCGCCGTGCGATTCCGGATGTCACGGCGGCCGGCCTTGGCGACGGGCACGCCGTTGCTGCCGGTAGCTGGAGgccgcaagaagaagaagatggcggTGGCACGGCtgggcggcggcgcaccgaggagCATTTTAGGGGCGGCCAGGCGGCTGCGGATGCGGTGGGTGGCTGGGGCGTACCGGCGGGCGCTGCGCCGGTTGCGCGCCTTCTACGCCAGGGTGCTCCAGGACCTCCTCGACGGCGCCGTTGTGGCCAACACAGTGCGCGCAGAGGCTGGCGCCGACTGGTCCTTCGGCACTGTATTCCCGCCCGTTGTCGCCGTCGGCGGCCGCTACTGA